AGTCTAATCTTCACACGAAGATTGCTACCCCGGGCTCCTTGTGAGCGTCCACCACCATGGGAACTGCCGCCACCAAAGAAATCAGAGAAACCACCACCGCCAAATATATCCCCAAATTGGCTGAAAATATCGTTCATATCCATTCCGCCGCCGAAGGGATTACCCCCACCCATTCCCGGACCAAATGCCTGATGTCCGTATCTATCGTATTTAGCACGTTTATCAGCATCGCTTAATATTTCATAGGCTTCAGCCGCCTCTTTAAATTTCTCTTCCGCTTCCGCATCACCGGGATTTCTATCCGGATGAAACTGCATAGCCACTTTTCGATAGGCTTTTTTTATTTCATCACCACTCGCTGTTTTGGTAACACTTAATATTTCGTAATAGTCTCTTTTCATCTTAATAAATTATTTTCCTACAACCACTTTCGCAAAGCGAATAAGTTTATCATTTAATAAATAACCTTTTTGTACTTCATCAATTACTTTTCCGCTTAACTCGGGTGTAGGTGCCGGAATCTCAGCAATAGCTTCATGTTGTTCCACATCAAAATCCTTGGATGCACTCTCCAATGGTGCAACGCCTTTGGCTTGCATAATATTACGAAACTTATTAAAAACCAAAGAAGCTCCTTCTTTAACATGTTTAATGTCAGTATCGGTTTGCATTTGTTTTTCAGCACGGTCACAATCATCTAAAACATCCAAAAGAGAAACGATTATATCTTTGCCTGCAGTTTGAATTAACTCGATGCGTTCTTTAGCCGTTCTTCTCTTGTAATTCTCAAATTCTGCTAAAAGACGTACAAATTTATCTTTCTGTTCATCCAGTTCTTGTTGCAATTTCTCTGTTTCAGAAAACTGTTCTTCTTCAACTGGTTGATTTTCGTTGTGCTCAGCTGACATATTTTCACTTATTTCCTCTAAAGGCTCTTGCTCTTTTCCTTGGTTTTCTTGTTTACTCATGATATCAAATATTAATTGATTAATGAAGACAAATTTTTTGCCGATTTACTAAAACGGCAAAATTGACATAAATAACTGAGATTCTGTGACAGTTTTTATAATTTTAATTGTCATTCAACTGTCAATAATTAAAATGTTTCCCTAAAACTTACGGAAACAGCATTTGATTGATTAATTTTGCCAAAATTTTAATTACATACAAAGATGATTGAGACCGATATATGTATCATCGGCACAGGTCCGGTGGGATTATTTGCAGTGTTTGAAGCTGGTTTATTAAAAATGCGTTGCCATTTAATTGATGCGCTACCACAAGTAGGTGGCCAACTTTCTGAAATCTATCCACATAAACCTATTTATGATATTCCGGGTTATCCTTCCATTAATGCACAGGAATTAGTTGATAATTTACTATTACAGATAGCCCCTTTTCATCCAACCTATACACTTGGAGAAAGGGTGGAGACGATTAACAGACAAGAGGATAAATCTTTTATTATAGGCACAAATGAAGACACACAAGTGCATTGCAAGGTAATTGTGATTGCCGGCGGACTGGGTTGTTTTGAGCCGAGAAAGCCTGCAATAGAGCGTTTGGAGGAATTTGAGCATGGTAAAGGTGTAGCTTATATGGTAAAAAACCCGGAGACCTTTCGGGACAAAGAGATTGTATTAGCCGGCGGGGGTGATTCCGCACTTGATTGGGCAATCTTCCTTTCCAATGTTTCTAAAAAAGTAACCTTAGTGCATCGTGGTGAAACTTTCAGAGGCGCTCCCGATTCGGCAGAGAAAGTATTTAACCTTGCCAAAGAAGGAAAAATAAACTTAATTCTTAAGGCGAATCTTACTAAAATAGATGGTAACGGTACCCTTAAAAAAGTGTTTTATGAAGATGCGCTTAAACAAATGCAATCTATTCAGGCTGATTATCTAATACCGCTATTTGGATTAAGCCCCAAACTTGGACCCATTGCAAATTGGGGACTAGGAATAGAAAAATCACAAATAATTGTGGACACAACCGACTACGCTACAAATGTGGAAGGTATCTATGCTATCGGCGATATCAACACTTATCCCGGAAAGTTAAAGCTGATTCTTTGTGGTTTTCATGAAGGTGCCATTATGATGCAAAGTGCCTTTAAGCATGTTTTCCCTGATAAACATTTGAGCTTTAAATACACCACTGTAAACGGAGTTCACGAGTTCTAATTGTTAAATTATAATATAAGGAAAGGCCTTTCGAGTTAAATTTCGAAAGGCCTTTCTTTTCTTCAAAACCTTCAGTTCTCCAATTACGTATATCCTTATACAGAAAAATAAGTCTTAACAATCGGATAAATTTCTGTTAATGACGAAAATCGGCGTAAGGAATTTGTTTTTTCACGACTAATATTGTGTAAGGACTAAACCATTACTTTTTAAAAATATCTTTTATGAAGAAAATAATTTCATTTCTCCTGGTAACGATGGTTATTTCAACGGCAATATTTGCCAGTTCTAATAAATCAAATACAGGTCACACAACATATACAAAATTAGATACTGCCACATTCGCTTTGGGATGTTTCTGGTGTACAGAAGCAAAATTTAAGGAATTGCAAGGCGTAGTAAAAGTGACTTCAGGCTTTTCGGGTGGACATACCGTTAATCCCACTTACGAAGAAGTATGTACAGGGACAACCGGTCATGCAGAAGCTTGTAATATTATTTACGATCCAAAGCAAATCAGTTATGCCGAATTATTGCAAGTATTCTTTACCACACATGATCCTACCCAACTCAATAGACAAGGAAATGATATAGGCACCCAGTATCGTTCGGCTATTTTTTATCATAATGCTGCTCAAAAACAAGCTTCAGAATATTATATCAAAAGACTCAATCAAGAAAAAGCGTATCCCAGACCCATTGTAACACAAGTGGTACCTTTTACCGTTTTTTATAAAGCTGAAGGCTATCACCAAGATTATTTCAGCAGAAACGGCAATCAGCCTTATTGCAAATATGTCATTCAACCCGAATTGGATAAATTTAGAAAAGCTTTTGCCAGCAAATTAAAAACACAATATAAATAATACAGTCATGAAATCACTTATCTTTTTATCTACACTCTTTTTATTTGTCTTTGCAAGTTGTTCAGCACAAAATAAAAAATCAGAAAATATGCATCAGAAAAACCCTTATTATTCTCGCACCGATACCGATAAATTGCATGTTTCCAATGCAGAATGGAAGAAAATTTTATCTCCTGCTGTATATGCTACTGCTCGTGAAGCAGCCACGGAAAGACCTTTTACAGGAAAGTATTGGAATGCGGATGCAAAAGGCACTTATTATTGTGCTGTTTGTGGCAACAAACTTTTTAGATCAGACGCTAAATTTGCAAGTACTTGTGGATGGCCCAGTTTTTTTGAACCCTCCAGAAAAAATAGTGTAATTTACCGGGAAGATAACTCGCTTGGGATGGAGCGCACTGAGGTACTTTGCGCTCGCTGCGGTTCACATCTCGGGCATGTTTTTGATGATGGGCCTGCGCCTACTTATAAACGCTTCTGTATGAACTCTATCGTGCTGGATTTTGTGCCGGATAAATAATGGTACATAGAAAAGTATAAGAAGAGAAATTTTAATAGAGTCAGAAACTTCTATGGTTCATCATCCTAATTCTCAGCTCATTCTAGGTGACATAAAATTCTATGTTCTTTTCCCTTCAATAAGACCAACCCTACTCGTTTTTAGGCAAAAGCCCCTCTAAGTAGCTAAAAGTAGAAGTATTAATAACATTAAGCTAAATATAACTATATATTTAGCTTAATGTGTTATTTGTATTTACATTTAGCAAATTATATAAATATAAATAGCTAAATGATATATTTTTTAACACATATAGCAAAATATGGCTCTATATTCCGCTATATTGCTAAATTCAACTAACTTTACTGCAAAATTCATCAGATGGATAAGCTCGTTGGACGAGAAAAAGAATACCAATTGCTTTCTTCATTAAAAGAAAACACCGCATCTTCTTTCATCGCAATATATGGAAGAAGAAGGGTCGGAAAAACCTACCTGATCCGCAATGCTTTTAATAATAAGTTTGAGTTCCAATTAACAGGTATTGCCAACAGCAATACAGCTCAACAATTATTAAATTTCAACATTGCAATAAATAAATATGACTTTTCAGAAAATCACCCCATAGCAAAAAATTGGCGAGAAGCATTTCAACAATTAATTACCTTATTAGAAAAAAGTAAAAGTAAAAAAAAGATTGTATTTCTTGATGAACTACCATGGTTAGATACTGCAAGGTCAGGCTTTATTCAAGCACTGGAACATTTTTGGAATGCATGGGTCAGTTCGAGGAATGACATCATTTTAGTGGTATGCGGATCTGCTGCAGCCTGGATGATAAATAAATTGATCAACAACAAGGGTGGCCTTCATAATAGAATTACCCATCGAATCCGTCTTAATCCATTTACCCTCAATCAGTGTGAGGCTTATTTTAAGAATCGATCGGCCAAATTTGATCGTTATCAAATTCTATTAATATACATGGTGATGGGTGGTATACCCTTTTATCTGGATCAGATTGATACCAGTCAGAGCGCAGACCAAAATATTGATCGATTATGCTTCCAACAGGATGGTCTTCTTCGAAGGGAATTCAACAACCTATTTCACGCACTCTTTCAGAAGGCTGAAGGTCATATTTCAATTATTGAAGCACTGAGTGTAAAAGGCAGAGGCCTTACGCGCAATGAAATTATAAAGGCTGCCCATATAACCAATAATGGAGCAGCGACCCTTATGTTGAAAGAACTGGAGGAGAGCCATTTCATTCGTAAATATGCGCCTTTTAGTAATAAAGAAAAAATGAGCCTCTACCAATTAACGGATCCTTATTCACTTTTTTATTTAAAATGGATAAAAAATTCAAGCGAATTAGACCAAAATAATTGGATCAAGCAATTAGATAATCCTAAAAAAAGAGCTTGGACTGGTTACGCTTTTGAACAAGTTTGTCTTGAGCATATTGTTCAAATCAAAGATGCATTGGGTATATCCGCTATTGAAACGAGGACCTCCTCTTGGGTTGGTCACGGAGACAATCAAGGGGCACAAATCGATCTTATAATTGATAGAAGGGATAGAGTAATCAATCTATGTGAGATGAAATTTTCCATTCACCCATTCACCATCACTAAATCCTATGCCGATACTTTAGCCACAAAAATTGCAGCATTTAAGGAACAAACAAAAACGAAATCAGCCATATATCTTACACTTATTTCAACTTTTGGTTTAGTATCAAATAGCTATGCTTCATCTATGATCCAAAATGATCTGCAAATGGATATTTTATTTAAATAGTCTTTTTAAAAAGTGACTTTGCTTTTAGTACTGGAGTTTGCTTGCAAAAAACCAAAAAGGACTCTTTCCAATGGAGGTGCTTTCCAAATTTACATATTCAATATTTTTCTATTCCCTTCTACCAAACTCCCGTATGAGTCAGGTCTTTCCAACCGGCCTAATGCTTTTTATGATTAACGATTTTCTATTTTTTGAACCTTTTCAGAAAATAATTCCTTGCATTACCTATCTTATCATAGCATTATATTTTCATGATTGGACTATTCATTATTTAAATACAGTATTATACTGTACTATGACTCATTTTTTGCAATAATGGGGTCTATTCGCAGATTATATCCATTTTTGACTTACCCTGCCACGAATCTTACCACAAATTTTTTCCTCTGTCAAACAGCCTTAAATTTTTGCCATCAAATTTGTGCTATCCTCCAGTAAATGCATGATCAATTTATCAAATAGATGAATTATCAATTTATCAAATTATCTTTGCGAGCATTATGGTAAAATTTACAGTTGAAGATAGGAATGGCTCACGTAAAGAATTGGAAGCACCGGATGACATGAACTTAAGTCTGATGGAAACTTTGAAAGCTTTCGAGTACAATATTATGGCTACTTGCGGAGGCATGGCTTTATGTGCAACCTGTCATGTAAAATTCTCTGAAGGATTAGAAAATTTACCTGAAAAGAATGATGCAGAAATGGACATGCTGGATACTTTACCGGATGCAGATGGAACTAGTCGTTTAGCCTGCCAGCTAAGGGTAGACGCAAGTTTGGAAAATGCTGCATTTAAGATTTGTGGAGAAGAAGAATAAATTATTTCTATTGTGAACTACCCATTCACGCAAAGCGATGAGTGGGCTTCTCAACCCATACGCACAGCCTAATGGCTCACGTTAACGGTTGAAGGCTTTATCCGAAGCCCGAATGTTTTAATATTCAAAGCGGCATTTTCATCTCTTTCGTGATGAGTGCCGCATGATTGACAAGTCCAAGACCTGTCCTTCAAACTTAGTTCTTTGAAAATATGTCCGCAATGTGAACACAATTTGGACGATGGTTGAAACCTGCCGATGTACAGGATATTCTTTCCGTACCATTCGGCTTTGTATTCCAGCATCGTTTTGAATTTGTGCCATCCTACTTCACCAATAGCAAGGGCAAGTTTTTCGTTTTGCATCATGCCTTTGATGTTTAAATCTTCAAGGCAAATGCTGTTGTAAGAACGAATGATGTGCGTACTTGCTTTGTGTAAGTAGTCCTCACGTTGGTTTTTGATGTGTTCGTGAAGTTTAGCAACTACCAGTTTTTGTTTCAGGAAGTTTTTGCTTTGCTCCTTCGCACCCCTTTTAAATCTACGGCTCAACTTTCTTTGTTCTACCCGAAGCCTTCTAAGATTATTTCTTAGATGCTTTGGATTGTCAAAGGTTGTTCCGTCTGAAAGGGTAGCAAAAGTTTTCACGCCCATATCTATTCCAACGGTTGTTTTCTGCATTACAGGTTTTTTCTTCGGCAACTGCTTTTGGTTCTCAACCAGTATGCTTACGAAGTATTTGCCTGTTGAAGTCCTGGAAACGGTTACTGTTTTAATCTCGCCTTTAAATTGGCGATGAAAAATACAGGTTACATTTTTCAGCTTCGGGAGGAAGATGATACTGTTCTCAAAGTCTGTATTCACACCTTGCGGAAACTGTATGGATTGTTTGCGATGCTTTGATTTAAACTTAGGGAAGCCGCCACCTTTAAAGAATTGGGTGTAGGCATTGTCTAAGTTTCTCAAACTCATTTGAAGCGTTTGTGAAGGGCACTCCTGCAACCATGTTGCTTCGGTGTCTTTCAGTTCCTTCATCTGGTTCGCAAGGTCTATACAGGTTAAATGCTTACGTGCGGTAGTCCATGCTTGCATTTTTGTTTCCAGTCCAAGATTGAAAACAAAACGACAGCTACCAAAGAACTTAGCCAGTTGTTGCTTTTGTTCTTCGGTAGGCAGGAGGCAATATTTGTAGGCTTTGAGCATTGATGTAAAGGTAATGATTTTTCTTACAAAACCCGATACGTTTTTGTAAACCCTTCCCTATTCAGGTAAAAAGGGATTTACAAAAACTACGCTACTATGTCTCAAAAATCTAACTACCAGTCCACCAATCATTCAAAGCACTACTTAAAATGCCATCTCATTTTTGTTTGTAAGTACCGTAAGGCAATGCTTGTCGGTCAGCTTAATGATGATGTTAAGCGTATCTTTCTCTCTATCGCTGAAAATTCAGATTTTGAAATTGAAGTGATGGAGACAGATACAGACCATGTACATTTCCTTATTCGCTACATTCCTCGCCTGTCTATTGTGCAAATTGTTCGCAGGTTAAAGCAGGAAAGCACTCGTCAGTTGTGGTTGCTGCATGGCAAAATACTCCGTAAGCAATATTGGTATCAGAAATTACTTTGGTCGGATGGCTATTTCGTTTGTTCCATTGGTGAAGCATCACCTGAAACAGTCAGGCAATACATCCTTTCACAAGGTTAATCATTTTCAATCATTATGTAAGTGTAACGGAGTGTCGCTTACATCCCATCCACGTAAACGATGGACGGGTTTTACGCTCCATCATATAAAAAACAAAAATTCCCAAGGGAGTTTTTTTATTTAAAAGACCTGAAAAAACTTAGTAATATATTCACCGAGTTTGGCCGATATGTTTTGATGATAAAAAATATGTTTTCAAGGCCGGACAACTGGCGGATGTATAGAAAACAGTTTTTTGAACAATGCAATTTCATTGGCATGCAAGCGCTGCCCGTCGTGGCTATTATATCTCTATTTTTAGGGATGGTAATGACGCTGCAGGCCGCCTATATGCTCAACAATCCTATTGTTCCTAAATCAGTGATAGCCACTGTAGTGCGCGACAGTATGTTACTAGAGATAGCACCCACGGGTATTTCAGCTATTCTAGCCGGGATTGTTGGCTTTAAAATAACTTCTGAGATTGGCTACATGCGCCTTTATGAGCAAATTGATGCAATGGAAATGATGGGTGTGCATTCTCTTAATTATATCGTATTGCCACGTATAGCAGCTGCAATGCTCACCATCCCCTGTCTGATTATTTTTGCACTTACACTCAGTATGTTTGGTGGATATGTAGTGGCCTTATTTTCCGGCCGTGTGCCTATTGACTATTATCTCACCGGTTTGGTCACAAATTTTAAACCTTATGAGGTATTAGTTGCTGGCGTAAAAACAATTACCTTTTCTTTTGTTATATCAAGTGTAGCCTGTTATTTAGGTTATTACTTTAAAGGGAGTAGCGTAGAATTAAGCAATACTTCAACACGCTCTGTCACACTGAATTGTGTTATCATTCTCGCCTTAGATTATATTATTACAAGTTATATGTTGTAATAACAGCCCTGCGGACATCGCCGGTTATCCACAAAATGCAAAACATCTTTGAATTATCTTTTTAATATTGCCCGCAATATTGTAAATTTGCGCAATTTATATTTTTACCATTATGCCAAAAGACAATTCTATAAAATCGGTTTTAATTATCGGATCTGGACCTATCGTTATTGGTCAGGCTTGTGAGTTTGATTATTCAGGTTCACAGGCAGCAAGAAGCCTTACGGAAGAAGGAATTAAAGTAACACTTATCAATAGTAATCCGGCCACCATTATGACCGATCCTATGATGGCAGATAAAGTTTATTTGTTACCATTGGAAGTAGAAAGTATAGAAAAGATCTTGCAAGAGAATGAAATAGATGCGGTATTGCCTACCATGGGAGGGCAAACAGCGTTGAACCTTTGTAAGGAAGTGGATGAATTGGGTATTTGGGAGAAATATAATATTCGTTTAATCGGGGTTGATATCAAAGCTATAGACAAAGCAGAAGACCGGGAACTATTCCGTCAATGGATGATAAGAATGGGTATTCAAGTGGCCCCGGCCAAGACGGCGAATAGTTTTTTAGAAGGAAAGGAATTTGCACAAGAAATAGGCTTTCCATTGGTTATACGCCCTTCCTATACTTTAGGTGGTACAGGGGGTGGATTTGTTCATACAAAAGATGATTTGGACGAAGCTTTGAACCGAGGCTTGCAAGCTTCCCCTATTCATGAAGTATTGGTAGAAAAAGCTGTTTTAGGCTGGAAAGAATTTGAATTGGAATTGTTGCGCGATGCCGCAGATAATGTTGCTATTATTTGTACGGTGGAAAACTTTGACCCGATGGGTATTCACACAGGTGATAGTGTGACGGTCGCACCGGCAATGACATTGAGCGATACAGCCTTTCAAGATATGCGTAATACGGCCATAAGAATTATGCGTGATCTGGGAAATTTTGCCGGAGGATGTAATATTCAATTTTCACTTAACCCCGTAACAGAAGAATTGATCGCCATTGAGATTAACCCGCGCGTAAGTCGTTCTTCTGCCTTAGCTTCTAAGGCGACTGGTTACCCTATCGCAAAAATTGCTGCAAAATTAGCCATTGGCTATAATCTAGATGAGCTTAAAAATCAAATTACAAAAACAACTTCGGCTTATTTTGAGCCTGCATTAGACTACGTAATTGTAAAAATACCCCGTTGGAACTTCGATAAGTTTAAAGGAGCTGATGATACTTTAGGCCTTCAAATGAAAAGTGTTGGAGAAGTAATGGGCATTGGCCGCAGCTTTACAGAAGCGATTCAAAAAGCTTGTCAAAGTCTGGAAAACGATGCATTGGGCTTAGGCTATTACGGTAAGAATCAGATGAAGGCTGCCGAGCTGGTAGAATATATAAAAATTCCGAAATGGGATAGGATTTTCCGCATCAAGGATGCTTTGATGTTGGGTGTAACCATTAAAACGATCGTCCAGGCTACCCTTATTGACCGTTGGTTTATTTACCAGATACAACAACTTTGCGACATTGAAAAAGAGATAGCCAAACATTCTGTAGATACCCTTCCTTTGGATTTACTGAAGACGGCTAAAAAGAATGGCTTCAGTGATGCGCAAATCGCAAAAATCGTTCACGGTGATTGCAACGATGAACAGATTTATGAAAAACGTAAGGCAGCAGGAATAACAAGGGTTTACAAAATGGTAGATACTTGTAGTGCAGAATTTGAAGCTAAGACTCCATATTTTTATAGTAGCTTTGAGGGATAAACTCAATTAACTAATTTTAGAGGATGCTAAATATTGAATGAGTTTTCATTTAATATTTAGCATCCTTCATTTATTTATTCAATAAAATGTTTACAGGTATTATTGAAACAGTGGGTATTATAACGGATATGACTATCCAAGGCAGTAATAAATCTTTTTGGATAAAATCTGACTTGGCTCCAGCATTTAAAATTGACCAGAGCATTAGTCATGAAGGTGTTTGTCTGACCGTTGAGGAGATTCAAAATGATATTTATAAAGTAACGGCAATCGAGGAAACCCTAAAAAAGACCAATTTAAATAATTGGGAAATAGGTGAGAAAATAAATATCGAACGCTGCATGATAATGAATGGGCGGCTTGACGGACATATTGTTCAAGGACATGTGGACACAACAGCCAACTGTATTGCAAGAAAGGAAAATAATGGTAGTTGGGAATTCAGTTTTGCCTATCCTAAAGCTTTTGCGCAATTATTAATTGAAAAAGGTTCTGTGGCCATCAATGGCACGAGCTTAACCTGTTTTAATCTAGAAGAAAATAAATTTACGGTAGCCATCATTCCTTATACCTTTGAACATACCAGTATTAATAAAATAGTTGCTGGGAGTATTGTAAACATTGAGTTTGATGTCATTGGAAAATATATTGCACGCATGCAATCCCTGAAATAATTTATCAGAATCAGTAAAAAAATATTTATGCCGGAACTTTCAATAGGAGATGCAATGAAAAATTTTCTGCAAAAAAGCAGATTAAAAAATGGCGTAAGAACGGCTCAGTTAGAAGAAGTATGGAAAGAAATGATGGGTGAAGTAATTGCGAAATATACGGACAAGCTCCAGATCCTGAATCAAAAGCTTTTTATAAAAACGAATAACGGTGCTTTAAAAAATGAATTACTTTTTCAAAAGCTTCAGATCATATCACTTATCAACGAAAAAATGGGGGAAGGTACAATTACTGAAGTCATAGTCAGTTAGTCCCTTTTCCATGTACTGATTTACGGTATCTGAATCAACTATTCGGTTAATATTGCAATTTGAACATTTGCAATAATCATCTCCTGATTAAGAAAATGGAGAACGCGGATCAACATGACAGGTAGTTATTTATCATAAAAAGCATCGCGAAAAATTTCACGATGCTTTTTATGGGATTTGCAGGTAGGCTTACAACAATAAAATCTACATGCCGTAGATACCCCCAGAAACCGTCACCTTTTCTCCGGTAACCCAGCCAGCATCATTGGAAGCAAGAAAAGCCGCAACTTTTGCTATATCTTCCGGCTGACCAATACGGCCTAGTGGTGTATTTTCGACCATCTTAGTTTCCATTTCACTCCCTATTATTCCACCACTGCGTGCACCTTCTGTTGCTACACCTCCTGGCAAAATGGAATTGATGCGAATATTTTTTCCACCTAATTCTTTAGATAAAGAAATCGTGATGGCATCCAATGCTGCCTTTGTAGCAGAATAAACAGAAGCCGCCGCAATAGGTGTATTGCTTACAGCTGAACTGATATTGATGATATTACCCCCTCTTTCACCAAAGGATTTTACAGCTTCGCGAATGGTCAGCAAAGAACCCAAAACATTGACATTGAAGTGTTGATGAAAAGATGCTTCAGACACCAATTCAATCGGTGCAAATTGATAGACCCCTGCATTGTTTACAAGAATATCTAAAGCACCAAATGCTCTATCAGTCTCATCAAATAATCTTATCACATCAACCTCTTTAGCGACATCACCCTGTATGGCAATTGCTGTACCACCCATTTCAGTGATGGCTTTCACGACGTTATCGGCGTCTTCTTTGCTCGATGCATAATTAACCACCACTTTGGCACCTTCGGCAGCAAAATGTTTTGCTATAGATGCTCCTATCCCTTTGGATGCGCCTGTAACGATGGCGACTTTTTTTTCTAATTTACCCATTTGATCAGATATTTTAATTGTTATATGATAAAGATTTTATTACCAGCCTCCGCCCACACTGCTATATAAACTCACAGTGGCAATCAGCTGCTGGCAATGATTCGAAACTAAATTAAGTTGAGATTGTAAAGAGTTGTTCTGCGCAGTAATCACCTCGAGATAATTTGCCATACCGCTCTTGTATAATAAAGACGCATTGTTTGTTGCTTGCGCCAAAGTTGCCACTTGTGAGGATGCAATTTTCTCTTGCTCATCAAGTTTTTCCAGTTGCACTAAAGCATTAGATACGTCGGTGACCGCAACCACTACGGACTGACGAAATTTTATCACAGCCTGCTCTCTTTGGATTTTTGCCACCTCATAATCTGTTTTCAGGCTCCTTTGATTGAGCAGGGGCTGCACCAATGAACCGCTGACGATGCCAAACAATG
The Arachidicoccus soli DNA segment above includes these coding regions:
- the carB gene encoding carbamoyl-phosphate synthase large subunit; translated protein: MPKDNSIKSVLIIGSGPIVIGQACEFDYSGSQAARSLTEEGIKVTLINSNPATIMTDPMMADKVYLLPLEVESIEKILQENEIDAVLPTMGGQTALNLCKEVDELGIWEKYNIRLIGVDIKAIDKAEDRELFRQWMIRMGIQVAPAKTANSFLEGKEFAQEIGFPLVIRPSYTLGGTGGGFVHTKDDLDEALNRGLQASPIHEVLVEKAVLGWKEFELELLRDAADNVAIICTVENFDPMGIHTGDSVTVAPAMTLSDTAFQDMRNTAIRIMRDLGNFAGGCNIQFSLNPVTEELIAIEINPRVSRSSALASKATGYPIAKIAAKLAIGYNLDELKNQITKTTSAYFEPALDYVIVKIPRWNFDKFKGADDTLGLQMKSVGEVMGIGRSFTEAIQKACQSLENDALGLGYYGKNQMKAAELVEYIKIPKWDRIFRIKDALMLGVTIKTIVQATLIDRWFIYQIQQLCDIEKEIAKHSVDTLPLDLLKTAKKNGFSDAQIAKIVHGDCNDEQIYEKRKAAGITRVYKMVDTCSAEFEAKTPYFYSSFEG
- a CDS encoding riboflavin synthase — its product is MFTGIIETVGIITDMTIQGSNKSFWIKSDLAPAFKIDQSISHEGVCLTVEEIQNDIYKVTAIEETLKKTNLNNWEIGEKINIERCMIMNGRLDGHIVQGHVDTTANCIARKENNGSWEFSFAYPKAFAQLLIEKGSVAINGTSLTCFNLEENKFTVAIIPYTFEHTSINKIVAGSIVNIEFDVIGKYIARMQSLK
- a CDS encoding DUF721 domain-containing protein, with translation MPELSIGDAMKNFLQKSRLKNGVRTAQLEEVWKEMMGEVIAKYTDKLQILNQKLFIKTNNGALKNELLFQKLQIISLINEKMGEGTITEVIVS
- a CDS encoding SDR family NAD(P)-dependent oxidoreductase, producing MGKLEKKVAIVTGASKGIGASIAKHFAAEGAKVVVNYASSKEDADNVVKAITEMGGTAIAIQGDVAKEVDVIRLFDETDRAFGALDILVNNAGVYQFAPIELVSEASFHQHFNVNVLGSLLTIREAVKSFGERGGNIINISSAVSNTPIAAASVYSATKAALDAITISLSKELGGKNIRINSILPGGVATEGARSGGIIGSEMETKMVENTPLGRIGQPEDIAKVAAFLASNDAGWVTGEKVTVSGGIYGM